One genomic window of Penaeus chinensis breed Huanghai No. 1 chromosome 35, ASM1920278v2, whole genome shotgun sequence includes the following:
- the LOC125044005 gene encoding protein dimmed-like, whose amino-acid sequence MQERISSGKVTAARTPLGPTTRMRGTGLVGGGYWGGGATVEDEEVDVEAQFAAITPGTQHAAQRRSGEAENGGEGSGSDSQSESGISSSGGSSMSVAGRKRKKTNLSGSTGPSRRGKKRRSGISARERNLRRLESNERERMRMHSLNKAFQELREVIPHVKMDRRLSKIETLTLAKHYIMALTNTVCDMRGDEKPYKFLDAFVNQDDNPNDDIGEDAEDDEEDEDEEEEEMEEINNNETTPVY is encoded by the exons GATGCGCGGCACAGGACTGGTGGGGGGAGGCTACTGGGGTGGGGGGGCGAccgtggaggacgaggaggtggacgTCGAGGCCCAGTTCGCAGCCATCACGCCGGGCACCCAGCACGCAGCCCAGCGCAGGTCGG GTGAGGCTGAAAATGGCGGCGAAGGCAGCGGTTCCGACTCCCAGAGTGAGAGCGGAATCAGCAGCAGCGGCGGCAGCAGCATGAGCGTCGCCGGCAGAAAACGGAAGAAGACCAACCTGAGCGGGTCGACGGGGCCGTCGAGGCGCGGCAAAAAGAGAAGGTCCGGGATTTCAGCCAGAGAGAGAAACCTGCGGCGGCTGGAGAGCAATGAGAGGGAGCGGATGAGGATGCACTCGCTCAACAAGGCTTTCCAG GAGCTGCGCGAAGTCATTCCCCACGTGAAGATGGACCGACGGCTGAGTAAAATCGAGACCTTAACTCTGGCGAAGCATTACATTATGGCCTTGACCAACACCGTTTGTGATATGAGAGGCGACGAGAAACCTTACAA ATTTTTAGATGCTTTCGTTAACCAAGATGACAACCCAAATGACGACATTGGAGAAGACGCGGAGGACGAtgaagaggacgaagacgaggaagaggaagaaatggaagaaatcaataacaatgaaactACACCCGTGTACTAG